Genomic window (Rosa chinensis cultivar Old Blush chromosome 6, RchiOBHm-V2, whole genome shotgun sequence):
ATATGAGAGTGAgggcttgaagaagaagtggaCTGGGTGTTGGACCGAACGAAGTGGAGAATCCGACGAGGTTCTGGGTTCATTGTCATTGTGTGGTGATGAAGTGTGTGGTGATGTCCGTGAGAGGATATAATAGTGTGATGTGGAGAGTAACAGTGAACTTGGAGGGAAGTGAGGAATCCGAAGAGGCGGATTCTAGGGAATTAGGTCTGAGGGTGGCAAAGTGGGTTTGTCGGAAGAGGCAGCGAGGAAGTTTAAGGAGGTGGAGGAGACATAGgtggaagaacaagaaaaagataaaacaaaaggcaaaaaaaaaagagcaagtGAGGGTATAACAGAGATTTTGGCGCGAGAGGAATGTCACGTTAGCAACTTAACGAGGCTTTTAGATGGAGAGTAACGAAATGGACCCATTGGGAAACAACTTTGATAGTACAAGGATTAAACCTGCAAAATTAGAAGGAcatggactgaagtgtttttttcgGTTAAATTCAGGAACTAAATAGTATTTAATTCAAAAAGATAATAGAGTTAAGATAGACTTTTTAAaagaaatagctaagaaaaatgtaaagaattGCACATTATAATTGTTGCATTTTATGCTTCTATCAGTAATCCTTATTGAATATTGAGTTGGGATACGCCTCCGATAGAGATCTAAATGAATTATACAAATAAGGCCTGTGGTATTTTAGTTAATCCCAAATGGCCTAAGTAAGGAAAGAGAATCTAACTCTAAATCCTTTACTTAAAAGACAAGTAGCCTCCCTAGGGTTCGACTACAATTAGACCATTTTACCCCAACTATTGTCTCCAATATAAGGAGGCACCATTGATCATCTCTGGTAATGCATATCTTCCCCTCTTAGCCTACTACTATAAGCTATATGCTGACTTGATCATAGGATGGTCTAAGTCCCGTACCACAGAGGGCTTGGACTATGTTTTACAGGGACCAGCGACCATATATATTGAGGGGGGCTACAATCTCTCGCAAGTTGTTGTTACAGCTGTGTACTGAAGACCAGCGGCATACCGAAGAAAGGCTCTCAGCCCTCAAGACTTGGTGGTTGTGGGTAGGCCTGGCATTTAAACccgtaacccgcaaacccgcactatacccgcacgccTAAAATCCGCACAAACCCGTCCGTTTATTAATCCGGGCTAAAAAAAGCCCGCacgcaaaaaacccgcaaattaaCGGGTTTTGCAGGCTAAAcccattggaacccgttaactcaaaatccttctcaaaaacccatttctcattacccatacgggttcccttttttttttttttttttttaaccagggcatttttataatttttcttattccccatgaggatccgacagttgaatcttcgtataattgtaaaaagacgattcaaaaggagatacgtgaggattcgaccgttggatcgtcgtataattttgtgagtgtgattctaaaggcgatctgggacgatccaaccgttggatcttcgtataattgtgcaatgatgattctaaaggcgatccgtgaggatctgaccgttggatcgtcatataattttatgaggatgattctaagggcaaaccgggacgatccaaccattggatcttcatataattttgagaggatgaacctaagggccatccgtgaggatctgaccgttggatcatcgtataaatcggtaaagatgatcatctaggtgataTGTGAGgatttgaccgttggatcgtcatataattttgagaggatgaaactaagggtgacccgtgaggatctgaccgttggattatcATATAAAtaggtaaagatgatcctctaggtgatccgaccgttggatcttcgtataattttgagaggatgaacctaagggcgatccgtgaggatccgactgttggatcatcgtataaattggcaaagatgatcctctaggtgatctgtgagggtccgactgttggatcatcgtataattgtgatttgtgaattatttttttgtcaaaaaaggaaaggaaaaaaaatctaaaaagatagaaaataaaaatttcaaaatagaaaaccaaaaaagttcatatagagaaaatggcaaatgaggggttatatatacaagtcttaattggttttaattgctttgataaaaagtttttaaaaaaaaattaaaaaaaatgtttacgggttccaacggaaaaccAGCAAACCCGCCGGGTTTGGCCCGCAAAACCCAttaagctaacgggttcttaTCAGATTGGCCCATTAAGAATCCGGCTCATTAAgaacccgcactatacccgcacgttgccaggcctagtTGTGAGTTATCTCCAACATACTGGATTACTGGATATGGAGATAAACGACTCCCACAACAGGGACTTAGCTAGAACTTATTGCTTGTTCGCCGGATTCACGAAGCGGAAGCAAAATCGGTCATTTGACCACTCATGCACTGCCAAACCATAATTCGCAACTGGCAAGATTTGAGAGTTCTAAGCCAAAAAACGGTACGCCAGGATGACAGTAATGTCGATGAAGATGAGACGTCCGACCAAGAAGTGATAGACGGGCTCCGGGAGAGGATCCACCACTGTGTCACGCTGAGCCTCATCACCTCCGATGGCCAAGGCCGTAGCCAATTTCGAAGTCACTACCTCTACACCTgatatttggattttgggagaacaggGAAATTTAAGGATTGAGATGGGATGAATCGATAGAGGAAACCGGATAGTGGAAATGATCCGAGTGCAAGGGAATCAAGAAAATGGATCGGAGATCCGAGCTAAGTGAAGGACGAATAAGTTTGGCCTGGCGGCGAGCAGCTGGCGACAAAGAAAAGTCGAGAAGAGAAAAATCATCTCTCGTACTAGGGCGATGTGAGAACTTTTCAATTAAAATGGACGTGATGTTATGAGGTTGATAAATGGAGAGAGATAACTACCATTGGCTTTAAGTCTCATGCTAAAGAATATTGAGGCAAATGAAATAAATTAATTTGCCTCTTTATTCTCCATCATTGATCCTGTTggtattttaaaagattttaaaatctttaatttaatgtaagagtttcattttggatttaattttctgattttatggtGTGTTTTATGATGGAGGTTACATGAGATAATTGGAGCCTATAAAAGGCAACAATGTTTCCCAAGTTGTTTACAACAAGTAGAGTGCATAAACGAACATTTCATAAGAGTTATAGAGTGCATAATCTGCTGGAAGACAATGATCGATCTACCTATTAACTAACTGCTCAGGTTTAATCAATTCAAAGGTTTGAttgaagatgttcttgataaaatagaaaaaaggatTGGTCGTCTGGTTGATGAAGAAGCATTAAATACGAATATGCAGAATGATGCATAGAGGATTTATGTGTATGCGCTGCTCTCTCACTCTAGTAAAGCACCAGATGAGTTTGTTCATCAGTGTTTGCAAAAACAATTCCCTTTTCTGCAATACATGTTATAACTCGTATAATGGAGcaaaaatatatcactttatcTAGTCATTCCTACTATACTGAGAAAGCAAGTATcctcaaaattcaaaaagaagatAGATTGCCATTaaagggggtgtattgtatatggaattagtggaacttttaaagaaatctgtggaatttaaaagtctaggtgtattcaatatagacttttaatagttcatgaaagtcttgaggtattcaattaggatttttaaagacttcatgaattccaccaaaatctaggggtattcaattaggacttttaaaaatgaataaaagtacagaggtattcaaaatatcattcatacttatggaattagaaaatcatggataatcatggactttgtagtgttaactatatataccaaactccaataattttccagcctccagaccaaagatttcaaaaagtctatcaaagttttctcttcaaaaaaaaaaaaaagtttatcaaagttcttctctctacgcacgaagaagtttgtctttcatcatctctctcttaattttttgtcttttctctaatcttttatgatatcaaccttttttgatacccaacatgttaaTTGTAGTTGTAGAatgcgatttttttttttttcaattgtgatacttcgaaccctaataacaataaaaatgatttatgaaaccctaaaactcaaatattgtggtctaaccctaagaccttgaaccatactaaattttatttaattaattaattattctcattaatttgaatttatattatggttcaaaaaaaggttgaacaattgaatttatattgattgattatagatcaagacattgaccaatattgctacaatatatattaatcggcgaaaacaaaattgatgagaataattaaccataaacatcaagtgatctatattgtatatttatgttgttgggagattaggaatgagaacaaactcgctagacagactaacaatcatttatttgagtaatttctattagaagatactggagcattgaagagacaagttattattttgttttgtgtttgggctgcatttgttttatttttttgtttttgtttttgtttttttatattttgtacatcctaggaaatctgtagaagtcattcataataaagtatatagattttcatgaatcaataaaagtatgttgctaaaatcaatggttttaagaaatccataacagtctatcaactttttaaagagtctgtggacttttcaaaaagtctgttatttaaaaaagtctgcacaaatctaaatacaatacacccccctaagatGATTTTCATTAATAAAAGAGTCACAGCCTAAATCTGATCATTTCACtattaatttatatattatattgtgCAGCTACAAAGAAACTGCTCATATAGAATCATACCCAGTAGCAGCAGATAGTTCGAGATCTAAGTATTTTCCTCTCAAAAGTATACCTTCCCTTTTGGTCCTGAAATCCTTCTTTCATTGTTTCCGCAGTTCGTGCATCAGCCAATTTATAATTCATCGGTTTCCCTATGTGTTTCTTTTGGTGCTCAACTCTCTGACTTACTTGCAGCTTCCTCAATTGCTCTATTCTTCCTCTCAAGGAACTCAAGTAGGTCTCTCAATGCACCTTCAGGCTCCTCATTCTTCAGTAACTGCTCTCCTATCTCTGCCGGAGTAACCTTCATTGTGGCTATCAACTTCTCTATGTCAAAGAAAAGTGTGTGCTCAATAATTCCAAGGTAGTTAGAAGCAAGAATTTTGAACCCACATGGGGTGCAAAAGGACATGTGGATGTGCACATCCATTCGACCAGGGCGTAACAAGGCAGAGTCAAGCCGCTCTTTGTGATTGGTAGTGAAGACTATGATCCGCTCGTCGCCACAGCTTGACCACAGTCCATCTATGAAGTTGAGCAATCCTGACAGAGTCACCTACAACAGATGGAATATACATGACATTGATCAGCTTTATCATCTTCTCTCTGGGATGAAATGCATTAAAGACAACCAAGATGCTTAAACTTAATAATATGTTAATATAGAAGTTACAACATCCAACCAAACCAATTGGCAACAGGTGGAGTGATCCATGACATTATTAAACACACAACTTAACATTCCAGTTGGATGTATGCTATTCAATAACAGAAGGGGATGTTCATGTAAAAGATGATTCAGTTGCGTCATATTCTTAGATGTACCCCAAATTTTATAGCTTACAGATCAGAGTTGTTAGCCCTGACAGAATTCATTCTAGTTTCCACCAAGCAAACACATTGATTACCAAATAGTCAAATACCAAGAATTAACATATTACTCGCTTCATTTTAGCAGAAGGAATTCactgctgatgcagggtatttAAACATCCAATGCCATTTTCAGATGAAAACACATGAAAACAAGGTTACCAGCATACATGTTTCCACACCAGTCAATTGTTCTAATCAGTACACAACAATTCAACCAAGATGTGCATTTCAATTTCAACCCGTGTGGTTGTTTTTAGCACAAGCAAAGACAGAGTACTAGCATGACACTAACGTTTTAAAATTGTACCCTTGACAATTAGCAGATTAAATTTGTAAACGATGGTTCTGTATATCGAAGGACAAATGAAGTTCCATAAAGCAGAAGGCACAAAACCATTAGTTACCTCAGTCTTCGGAGGATTAAAAGCACGAGGGCCGGCGGCCCTGGCATTTGCAAGCCTGTTCTGTAGATCAATGGAGCAATCAATATCCTCCACCACAAGAATGGACCTGTTCGCCGTGGACATCATCAACGTCCTGAGCTGAGAATTACTCCTAATCTCACTCAACTCCAAGTCATAGATATCAAAATTCAAGTAATTGGCCATGGCAGCAACCAAGCTCGACTTGCCAGTCCCAGGAGGCCCAAACAGCAAGTATCCCCTTTTCCAAGCCTTCCCAACCTTCCTATAATACTCCTTCCTCCTCACAAACCTCTCAAGATCCTCCACTATCGTCTTGTGGACctcttcatccattgccaatgTGTCGAACGTCGCGGGGTGATCAAGGTTCACTGATTGCCACATGGACCCTCCCACTACTTGAATCCTTCTCCCATATTTCAAAGTGAAGAGCTTCAAGGTCTTCCTCTCTTCCTTAACTTCCTCTGCCTTTTGCAACACAAATGGTAAGTAAGAACCGAGAACCAAGTCTTTGTGCTTCTTGTGGAAGCTCAACTCGAAGTACCGGAGCTCCGACATGACCGTGGACTCGAATTCGGATCCTGGGCCGCCTATGTACTTGGGCGAGGTTTGGGTTGAGACCAGCTTCCACTGGAGTTTGACTCCGTCGAAGAAGTCAATGATCTCTTCGTTCTTTTCCATGGAAAcggaaattttgttttgttgggtCGGCATTCTGACTCTGAACCTTTTGGAATTTGGGGAGATTGTGGGTCGTAGGTAAGCTTGGGCGGCCGTGAAAATGTGGTTCCGGTTGAGACCCTCGAACTCGTCGATGACTAGGGTGAGTTGCGAAGAGAGCGAGTTCATTAAGCGTCTGATTTTGGTGGAAAGATAGTGGTGGACGTCCTTGGGTATGAAGTCGCGAGAAATGGAGCGGATGACCATGGCGGTGGCGGCGACGGAGGCCGCCGTTGACATCACTGTTTTGGCGGAGGGCATTTCCATGTTTTTAAGGAACGTGTTCATCTTTTATGGGATTGAAAATGGAAATGGGTTGGATTTTTGATCGGGATTTTGTGAGGAGGGTCTTGCCGTCTTGGTTGAAGTGAGTCGGAATTGCAGAGTCAAAGAGTCAACTGACATAAGGACTAGCGTGGTCACGACGATGGTTCGAAGCTACATGGAGGTTTccttttgtttatttctttctatatttgcttttttggttcttttaatttctttgtaATTTGTATCACTTTCTTTTAGTCTTCACCTAATCCTAACGATACAGTGCAAAAGGCACTACAAACATGGAatgaacaaagaagaaaaacaaagaaagttgATTTTTGATGTGAATAGCGACATTTCTTTACTATGAAGAAATCGAAGTCCCGAGTGTTGAGATAGATATCTTGTCTTTAGTAATTTCTCGACTATTGCATTCGACATTTAATCTCACTCTTCAtcccaacaaaaacaaaaaacaaaaagtaaaaaaataatcTTCTATCGCTGCATTTATTTCTTAGACATGTGGCCCCAATTAGGATAACTTAAGCTAACCTAACTAATAAGTAACTTTACTTTTTGACTTATGAAAGCTGTATTATACCAACTTCTATATGtttttgaaattgtgatttCATTGAATCAGATACCAACTTCTATATGTTGCTGTCAAATGATGTAAATTTTAAAAcaagttactttttttttttttcaccaaatACTTAACTTATTTTTTAAACAGCTTTTTAAATAATTTGCTCAACATGCATGTACTCAATTTCTCAATATTTCTGCTAAATTTTTTGTTCATTAAAGGATTCTTctacaatttaatttttgaaatgGGCAAGGCCGGTCCTTAGGTAGATTAGAAGCTCTATGCTAACTAAATTATATCCGTTTTATATCCCAAAAAcatggaggaaaaaaaaaaagaacagaacaACAACAATATCATTGGCACTATGCATCAGTGCTTGTCAATTCCCTCTCAAATGTTTGACTTTTTGAGTTTGGTTATAGAAATTAATTCCTTCAAGAGTTTGAtaaatataactatatatatgcaACTGAACCACAAAAATAAACTTGGATGCCACTCAATATCCACCAAACCTGACCAATATAAGGTAGTGCAATAAGTTTCAGGGCTTGACTGAAAAGCCTAATACCAAAGAAGGGCAGCAATAGCAGACTTGTTAAGAAAGCAGGACAACATGCAATACTCACCATCGACAAAACCGCTGTGAAGAACCCATTCTAGCCAACCATCTTGGAGAAGCAGCCATAGTGATCGCATAGGAAAGCATACGTGCCAGCGAAATCAACCTGCATCTCTGCTTCACAAAAATAATGGAATATGGACATACATAATATGTAATATGTTTAAGAAGTCCCCAGTATCTCTTACAAGAAAATTGGTGAAGCTGCACAGCATCACCTATGGAACTAATATTACTTCAGGGCAATAAAAAGGCACAGAATACAACTAAACAAGAGAAACTCTGCTTTGCCAACAAGGTAGTACATGAAGCTGACACAACTCATCTTAGTCTTCTAAAAAGAAGCTAACAAGCTGTCTATACTTCATAACCTCATATGATACTGCATTCTTTCTAAATCTGCATATAACCTCTCCTCTGGAGTAGGAGCCATCCAAAGCAAGGACATCTCTAGGTAAGGAATATCCATCTCCTCTGTTGGAGGGTTAGCCATCAGGAGCTGAAGACTATTAGGATAATAAATCCTCTCCTCTGCATTAGGAGCCATCCAAAGCAAGGAATCCTCCAGGTCAGAAACATCCATCTCCTCTGTCGGAGGGTTAATCATTCCAAGATGAAGACGCCTGAGGATACGCAATGGCGGATAGCAGGCCCCTTTGAAATTTTCAGGAAAGATGATACTCTATAGTCCCATAAACAATAAACAAATTTAGAAAATAGATGAAAATATTGATAGATAAAATTCTTGGCAAACTTGgaccatatatatctatataggTCAGATAAAATGCTTGGCAAACAGCAAGTGGTGCAAAATAACAAAGGCCAATTGACAGGAACTCATGCATAGATACAGATCCACACAATCCACATGGACGCATATGTTGCATATCACAAACAGAAATCTGACAGAGGAAAACCTACAGAGTATATGTTGATAGATGTATACCTTGAAATCacttatatagaggattatattGTTGGAGCAACCAAATGCTTTAAGAAAGTCACTGAAGGTAGCAAAATGTTTCCATTCCTGGTTGAAGGTAGAAAATTCTTCTTCCCGGAGTGTGATGCGGGCCAAGCATAAGTTTGGAGCATTGATAGAAACTTTGGACGTCAGATAAGCAAAGATATCAAACTGGTGTAGATTTGGAGTACTGACTGTAGCATTCAAATTATTGTGGCATCCAAGTAATCCAAAATACTTCAGGTGCTGAGCACGCATTTTGATCTTTTTCAAGTTGACAGTATCCTTCAGGATTATAGTCTCAAGAAGCAGAAAATTTGAAACGAATGTAAAAGATTCAAGATCCCTAGTTCTATCAACTAGAAGACTCTGAGCATTGCAATTCTTAACTTCCAATGATCTGAGActgctacttgaaatctgaaacaCCGGGGGGTCAAAGGAACATGAAGTTAATGACAAGCACTTAACTGAAGGGCACCCCAAAATCAAGTCAAGGAGAGCCTTGGGATTAAAATGCACATTCTTGAGAGATAGAATTTTCAAAGAGGGACACAAGGGCTCAGTCTCAGCACTGTCAATGTCCTTGATCATCAGACACTCCAAATTCAGCGCAGTTATGGATTTTGCATTAACAAGTGCCCCAGGGGATAAGCAATAGTACCAGTTAACCTCCTTATGTTTACTCCTAAGGCTGACATCTAATTCTTTGACATTTCTCTGAAATGAATTACTCAACAACTTAGCTATTACAGAATCATCCTCTCCAAACATGTAGCTCGCCATGTGAAGCCTGAATTTATCCAAGACTGGTTGTTGCTTGTCCTTCTTACGGAATTCCAAATACCTTACCAAGATGTTGATGAACTTTGTATGGTGGTCATTGTCATCATTACCATGCGGCAGATCTCCCTCGTCGAAATCTAACACATGGAGTGCAGACCATACTCCTTCCCATTGTTTAGATAGAGAGCTCATGCGAATGGCAGGTTTAGTGGGCAGTCGCAGGATGATTTGGTGCATAACAAGGTCAGGAAAGTGAGGCAGTGATGTGCTAACAGCCATGGTGTTTTCGCTATGACCTTTCTTGGCTTCGTCTTACTTTGAGCTTCTGTTTGTGCAATGTGGTCTGCTCGTGTTTATGAATACCAATTTAAGAGTAGCTCTTATATCTAAAAGTGGTAGAATGGAGAACCTGGGTTGGAAGACAAGGTGAAATCAGTCACATGACTCACATCCAATCAGAAGATGATGACAAGACTTTTAGAAGGtctagaagaaaaacaaaaattccaTACCCCAAAACTGCTACGAATGTACGATTACAAATACAAATTAAGCTAAAAACCTTTTCTACTTTTTAATTGCCCCTATTACAAatgatgaaatttttttttaattaaaaaaaaaaaaacatttccatCAAAAAAATCTAGTAGCTATTGCAAGAGGATCTCCTAGTTTCACAAATCACATAACTACTTTCAACATGGTGAATACTCTCTACGTTGCCGACCCAGTTAACCACACCCACC
Coding sequences:
- the LOC112172776 gene encoding AAA-ATPase At3g50940, which codes for MNTFLKNMEMPSAKTVMSTAASVAATAMVIRSISRDFIPKDVHHYLSTKIRRLMNSLSSQLTLVIDEFEGLNRNHIFTAAQAYLRPTISPNSKRFRVRMPTQQNKISVSMEKNEEIIDFFDGVKLQWKLVSTQTSPKYIGGPGSEFESTVMSELRYFELSFHKKHKDLVLGSYLPFVLQKAEEVKEERKTLKLFTLKYGRRIQVVGGSMWQSVNLDHPATFDTLAMDEEVHKTIVEDLERFVRRKEYYRKVGKAWKRGYLLFGPPGTGKSSLVAAMANYLNFDIYDLELSEIRSNSQLRTLMMSTANRSILVVEDIDCSIDLQNRLANARAAGPRAFNPPKTEVTLSGLLNFIDGLWSSCGDERIIVFTTNHKERLDSALLRPGRMDVHIHMSFCTPCGFKILASNYLGIIEHTLFFDIEKLIATMKVTPAEIGEQLLKNEEPEGALRDLLEFLERKNRAIEEAASKSES
- the LOC112171029 gene encoding putative FBD-associated F-box protein At5g56400, coding for MAVSTSLPHFPDLVMHQIILRLPTKPAIRMSSLSKQWEGVWSALHVLDFDEGDLPHGNDDNDHHTKFINILVRYLEFRKKDKQQPVLDKFRLHMASYMFGEDDSVIAKLLSNSFQRNVKELDVSLRSKHKEVNWYYCLSPGALVNAKSITALNLECLMIKDIDSAETEPLCPSLKILSLKNVHFNPKALLDLILGCPSVKCLSLTSCSFDPPVFQISSSSLRSLEVKNCNAQSLLVDRTRDLESFTFVSNFLLLETIILKDTVNLKKIKMRAQHLKYFGLLGCHNNLNATVSTPNLHQFDIFAYLTSKVSINAPNLCLARITLREEEFSTFNQEWKHFATFSDFLKAFGCSNNIILYISDFKSIIFPENFKGACYPPLRILRRLHLGMINPPTEEMDVSDLEDSLLWMAPNAEERIYYPNSLQLLMANPPTEEMDIPYLEMSLLWMAPTPEERLYADLERMQYHMRL